From the Bdellovibrio reynosensis genome, one window contains:
- a CDS encoding outer membrane beta-barrel protein yields the protein MKTAIHFGTAALVLLFGLTISNHAQAQSDHKSYLLAQVDPDEAYDPFTDYSEFDEESDEEADINFFRNGRFFTIGLAGGTRGFSGNMADTYEAAPTFGIFLSYFFDLRLAMSLGFQTGDHAVRFTTNDESVTYTGNVSISSINFDLKYYLNTQNVTRGLADLNPYILGGLGQFYRTYTIAGLDGFSRDSAMGVDIGAGLEIPLMRKKAYLGIQGAYHYVNFSDENKNFIPSGGGTEKLDKNITGDFFSFLAIIGMNF from the coding sequence GTGAAAACCGCTATTCATTTCGGCACTGCCGCACTTGTGCTGCTTTTTGGCCTGACCATTTCTAATCATGCCCAAGCACAGTCGGATCATAAATCATATCTTTTAGCGCAAGTCGATCCCGATGAAGCCTATGACCCCTTTACTGACTACAGTGAATTCGATGAAGAATCTGATGAAGAAGCGGATATCAACTTTTTCCGTAACGGTAGATTCTTTACGATCGGTCTTGCTGGCGGTACCCGCGGTTTTTCAGGAAACATGGCAGATACCTATGAAGCAGCCCCTACCTTCGGAATTTTCTTAAGCTATTTCTTTGATCTTCGTTTAGCGATGAGCCTTGGCTTCCAAACAGGTGACCATGCCGTGCGCTTTACGACAAATGATGAAAGTGTTACTTACACTGGGAACGTGTCAATCAGCTCTATTAACTTTGACTTAAAGTATTACTTGAATACTCAAAACGTAACCCGTGGTCTTGCTGATCTTAATCCTTATATCTTAGGCGGCCTTGGTCAGTTCTATCGCACTTACACTATTGCGGGTCTAGATGGATTCAGCCGTGACTCTGCTATGGGTGTCGACATCGGTGCAGGTTTAGAAATTCCATTGATGCGTAAAAAAGCTTATCTTGGAATTCAAGGTGCTTACCACTATGTGAACTTTAGCGATGAAAATAAGAACTTCATCCCTTCAGGCGGTGGTACAGAAAAACTTGATAAAAATATAACCGGGGACTTTTTCTCGTTCCTGGCGATCATCGGAATGAACTTCTAA
- the mutS gene encoding DNA mismatch repair protein MutS translates to MKQFWDIKSVHQDKILLFRMGDFFEMFFDDAVKAAPVIGIALTQRNKKSQDETPMCGVPHHSIAGPINKLLAAGFKVAICDQLEDPKMAKGIVKRGVTRVLTPGMVYDSDTLDGTKPHYLVSLDSSSISFLDTTTGEAFFFKSQNTTELLRFVQILPVAEIVVSQDDEALLKSVSGVLISLHEDHADALHPLLKNEAPLSAARLISYVKQLSGEESLATLSPFVERDLEHRLDISGTVMRHLEVFSTYKGEGHGSLFYSINRTQTSAGSRLLRQWLSFPLRDEKAIEQRLDSVEFWRNHVLELKRVRQILGQMGDIERRLGKISQPQCNGRDLLALAGSIHAGVSALEIFVNAAKTTANFEPLRELAYKIERTIVEEPPLATKQGYLIRQGISSELDELIELSTHSQALVARMEAEEKEKTGISSLKIRYNNVFGYYIEITNTHKDKAPAHYQRKQTLTNAERYCTDELVELERKVLSANTKRADLEFEFFEALRKQILSQCPDLLKLAHECSEVDVISSLAWLSLEEKYVRPTFSKDGALKLKASRHPVVEQTVKKNFVANDIELRKHSCLLLTGPNMAGKSTLMRQVALTSILAQMGSYVPCDEASLPIFDAIFTRIGASDQLSEGLSTFMVEMTETSAMLKNATKDSLVILDEVGRGTSTFDGMCLAQSILEHLLSDVKALTFFATHYHELTSLDQSFGQITNAHMTVAERNGEIRFLHTLVKGPALKSYGVQVAELAGLPASVTKRAKSLLRDIESKRVQASSQLSLLDSLSFETEEIHSDVAAPVMPENWKNLIDEVEKLPLMNMSPLEAMNQIAKWKEIVARTGQEA, encoded by the coding sequence ATGAAACAGTTCTGGGATATTAAATCCGTTCATCAAGATAAGATCCTTCTTTTCCGCATGGGGGACTTTTTTGAAATGTTCTTTGATGATGCTGTAAAAGCAGCTCCGGTCATTGGCATTGCTCTGACTCAAAGAAATAAAAAATCCCAAGACGAAACTCCGATGTGCGGAGTTCCCCATCACAGTATCGCGGGACCCATCAACAAACTTTTAGCTGCAGGTTTTAAAGTGGCTATCTGTGATCAGCTTGAAGATCCAAAGATGGCTAAAGGTATTGTAAAGCGCGGAGTGACTCGCGTGCTTACTCCCGGAATGGTTTATGACTCTGATACGTTAGATGGAACAAAGCCACACTATCTTGTGAGTCTTGATTCTTCGTCGATCAGCTTCTTAGACACGACGACGGGGGAAGCTTTCTTTTTTAAATCCCAAAACACGACAGAGCTTTTGCGCTTCGTGCAAATCTTGCCCGTGGCAGAGATCGTTGTTTCTCAAGATGACGAAGCATTACTAAAATCGGTATCAGGCGTTTTGATCAGCTTGCATGAAGATCACGCCGATGCACTTCATCCATTACTAAAGAATGAAGCGCCACTTTCCGCTGCTAGACTTATATCTTATGTTAAGCAGCTTTCTGGTGAAGAGTCCTTAGCGACACTTTCACCGTTTGTTGAAAGAGATCTTGAACACCGCTTAGATATCTCGGGCACGGTCATGCGCCACCTTGAAGTGTTTTCAACTTACAAGGGTGAAGGTCATGGCAGTCTTTTCTATTCTATCAACCGCACGCAAACCTCAGCAGGCAGTCGTCTTTTAAGACAGTGGTTAAGCTTCCCACTCAGAGATGAAAAAGCCATCGAGCAGCGTTTAGACTCTGTCGAATTCTGGCGAAATCACGTGCTTGAATTAAAGCGCGTACGCCAAATCCTAGGCCAGATGGGTGATATCGAACGTCGTCTAGGTAAAATCTCGCAACCTCAGTGCAACGGTCGAGATCTATTAGCGCTAGCTGGTAGTATCCACGCGGGCGTCAGTGCTTTAGAGATTTTCGTAAATGCCGCAAAAACCACGGCGAACTTTGAACCATTAAGAGAGCTTGCTTATAAAATCGAACGCACCATCGTTGAAGAACCGCCTTTAGCGACAAAACAAGGTTACCTGATCCGCCAAGGGATTTCTTCAGAGCTTGATGAGCTTATTGAACTATCAACTCACTCCCAAGCGTTAGTGGCGCGCATGGAAGCTGAAGAAAAAGAAAAGACCGGAATTTCTAGTCTTAAGATTCGGTATAACAATGTTTTCGGTTACTACATCGAAATCACGAACACTCATAAAGATAAAGCGCCTGCCCACTATCAACGTAAACAGACTTTGACGAATGCGGAACGCTATTGCACGGATGAACTGGTTGAGCTTGAACGAAAAGTTCTAAGCGCGAATACAAAACGCGCGGATCTTGAATTTGAATTCTTTGAAGCCTTAAGAAAACAAATCCTAAGCCAATGTCCTGATCTTTTAAAACTTGCGCACGAGTGCAGTGAAGTTGATGTGATCTCAAGCCTTGCATGGTTAAGTCTTGAAGAAAAATATGTTCGTCCAACCTTCAGTAAAGATGGCGCATTAAAGCTTAAAGCCAGCCGCCACCCAGTGGTTGAACAAACAGTTAAAAAGAATTTTGTCGCAAACGACATCGAGCTTCGTAAACATTCTTGTTTGTTGCTAACAGGTCCGAACATGGCCGGTAAATCAACATTAATGCGTCAGGTGGCTTTGACTTCAATCCTTGCGCAAATGGGCTCTTATGTTCCGTGTGATGAGGCTTCACTGCCAATCTTTGATGCGATTTTCACAAGAATTGGGGCTAGTGACCAGTTGTCAGAAGGACTTTCAACTTTCATGGTTGAGATGACTGAAACGTCTGCGATGTTAAAAAACGCGACGAAAGATTCACTAGTGATCTTAGATGAAGTTGGTCGCGGTACGAGCACCTTTGATGGTATGTGTTTGGCGCAATCTATATTAGAGCATCTTTTAAGTGACGTGAAAGCGTTAACGTTCTTTGCGACTCACTATCACGAGCTAACATCGCTTGATCAAAGCTTTGGTCAAATCACCAATGCCCACATGACAGTGGCAGAAAGAAACGGCGAAATTCGTTTCTTGCACACTCTTGTTAAAGGTCCTGCTTTAAAATCCTACGGGGTTCAAGTGGCAGAACTAGCGGGGCTTCCGGCGTCTGTGACTAAGAGAGCGAAAAGCTTATTGCGCGATATTGAATCAAAACGCGTTCAAGCTAGCAGCCAGTTATCACTTCTGGATAGTTTGTCTTTTGAGACGGAAGAAATCCATTCAGATGTCGCTGCACCAGTAATGCCTGAAAACTGGAAAAACCTGATCGATGAAGTTGAAAAACTTCCGCTGATGAATATGAGCCCGCTAGAGGCCATGAATCAAATCGCGAAGTGGAAAGAAATCGTCGCTCGCACAGGACAGGAAGCTTAA
- the mpl gene encoding UDP-N-acetylmuramate:L-alanyl-gamma-D-glutamyl-meso-diaminopimelate ligase: MELKAGSHIHLMGICGTAMASLAGLLKDRGFKITGSDLNPYPPMSTQLESLGINIMKGYKAENLHPKPDFVIVGNVISANNEEAQELNRLGIPFTSLPKAMGEFIIQNRESVVISGTHGKTTTTSMMSWVAEVQGVKPGFLIGGIAKNFSQSFKNPEGNYFVIEGDEYDTAYFDKVPKFVHYKPKHVILTSVEFDHADIYKDLQAVKDSFAKLMHLIPENGTLLACADDANVMELRKLARCKNSYSYGIGKGDFQAEILSQDEKGVNFQVRHGGEVLGPYLVSLTGDYNILNATAVIGLSKCLGFSESNIKKALESFEGVKRRQEILGEPNGILVIEDFAHHPTAVRETVKGIQKKYPNRKVFSVFEPRSATSRRKVFQKDYVEAFKGSHEVLLAKAFDQSKIDEENRFSSHELVADLRESGVTAEDFDSADQIVSALKSRAKRGDVILIMSNGGFDGIYVKLMNALA, translated from the coding sequence ATGGAATTAAAAGCAGGAAGCCACATTCATCTGATGGGAATTTGCGGGACGGCGATGGCGTCTTTAGCGGGTTTACTAAAAGATCGTGGATTTAAGATCACTGGAAGTGATTTGAATCCTTATCCACCGATGTCGACTCAACTTGAAAGTTTGGGAATCAACATCATGAAAGGCTATAAAGCCGAAAACCTTCATCCAAAACCAGACTTCGTCATTGTGGGGAACGTGATTTCTGCAAACAACGAAGAAGCGCAAGAGTTGAATCGCTTGGGCATTCCATTTACTTCACTACCGAAAGCCATGGGTGAGTTCATCATCCAGAATCGTGAAAGCGTTGTGATCTCTGGAACCCACGGCAAAACAACGACAACATCGATGATGTCTTGGGTGGCGGAAGTTCAAGGGGTAAAACCAGGCTTTCTGATTGGCGGGATTGCGAAAAACTTTTCTCAGTCCTTTAAAAATCCTGAAGGAAACTATTTTGTTATCGAAGGTGATGAGTATGATACGGCTTACTTCGATAAAGTTCCTAAGTTTGTTCACTATAAACCAAAGCACGTTATTTTAACGTCTGTTGAATTTGATCACGCGGATATTTATAAAGACTTGCAAGCAGTGAAAGATTCTTTTGCTAAGCTTATGCATCTTATTCCTGAAAACGGAACTTTATTAGCCTGTGCCGATGATGCCAATGTGATGGAATTAAGAAAGCTAGCTCGCTGTAAGAATTCCTACAGCTACGGTATTGGTAAAGGTGACTTCCAAGCTGAAATTCTAAGCCAAGATGAAAAGGGTGTGAATTTCCAAGTTCGTCACGGTGGCGAAGTTTTAGGGCCTTACCTTGTTTCATTAACGGGGGACTACAACATCCTAAACGCTACAGCTGTTATTGGACTTTCAAAATGTCTGGGATTTTCTGAAAGCAATATCAAAAAAGCCTTAGAAAGTTTTGAAGGAGTCAAACGCCGTCAAGAAATTCTAGGGGAGCCAAACGGCATTTTGGTGATTGAAGATTTCGCCCATCATCCAACGGCAGTAAGGGAAACAGTGAAAGGTATTCAGAAAAAATATCCAAACCGCAAAGTGTTTTCTGTGTTTGAGCCAAGAAGCGCGACATCTCGTCGTAAGGTATTTCAAAAAGATTACGTAGAGGCATTTAAAGGCTCCCACGAGGTCCTTTTGGCAAAAGCTTTTGATCAATCTAAGATTGATGAAGAAAATCGTTTTTCTTCCCATGAGCTTGTTGCAGATTTGCGCGAAAGTGGAGTGACTGCAGAGGATTTTGATTCCGCTGATCAGATAGTTTCTGCTCTTAAATCCCGCGCTAAAAGGGGAGATGTGATTCTTATCATGAGCAACGGTGGCTTCGATGGGATCTATGTCAAACTTATGAACGCGCTTGCTTAA
- a CDS encoding S66 peptidase family protein: MADWKFLKEGDVIDVVAPGYPSQAHEVEGAANFLKKWNLQGRIPPGLIKPHFLHAHEDEDRFGFLRAAIESKDSHVIWCLRGGYGSNRLVPMLAKLKKPKAPKLVIGISDITSLHTFFIQEWGWSTLHAPLLDRLGRNLVAPKYEKELHNILFGKQDQIEFKKLKPLNDAAKKTGKIQSKIVGGNLTVLQSTLGTPWQIKTDKSLLFVEDLGERGYRIDRMFEQFRQAGLFKRCQGLILGDFIGGEEPSTQKNNFNLVFKRWAQDLNIPMYQGLEAGHAVVQRPVPFNTSCELTLEKGKARLVIETGGRK, encoded by the coding sequence GTGGCTGATTGGAAGTTTTTAAAAGAAGGCGATGTGATTGATGTGGTAGCCCCAGGTTATCCATCGCAAGCCCATGAAGTCGAAGGTGCTGCAAATTTTCTAAAAAAATGGAATTTACAAGGTCGTATTCCGCCGGGACTTATTAAACCGCATTTTTTGCATGCCCATGAAGATGAAGACCGTTTTGGATTTTTAAGGGCCGCTATTGAGTCCAAAGATTCCCATGTGATCTGGTGCTTGCGTGGTGGTTACGGCAGCAATCGTCTTGTGCCGATGCTTGCGAAACTAAAAAAGCCAAAAGCTCCGAAGCTTGTTATCGGTATTAGCGATATCACCTCACTTCATACGTTCTTTATTCAAGAGTGGGGTTGGTCCACATTGCATGCGCCCTTGTTAGATCGTTTAGGCCGAAACTTAGTAGCGCCGAAATATGAAAAGGAACTTCACAACATTCTTTTTGGCAAACAAGACCAAATCGAATTTAAAAAGTTAAAACCTTTAAATGACGCCGCAAAAAAGACGGGGAAGATTCAATCCAAAATTGTCGGGGGAAATCTCACGGTTCTGCAGTCGACTTTGGGAACTCCATGGCAAATTAAGACGGATAAGTCTTTGCTCTTCGTAGAAGACCTTGGCGAGCGCGGATATCGCATCGACAGAATGTTTGAACAGTTCCGCCAAGCGGGTTTGTTTAAAAGATGTCAGGGGCTAATTTTAGGCGATTTTATTGGTGGGGAAGAACCATCAACGCAAAAGAATAATTTTAACTTAGTATTTAAACGTTGGGCCCAGGATTTGAATATTCCCATGTACCAGGGTCTAGAAGCAGGACACGCCGTCGTACAAAGACCTGTACCCTTTAATACTTCCTGCGAGTTGACCTTAGAAAAGGGCAAAGCTCGTTTGGTTATTGAAACCGGAGGACGCAAGTAA
- a CDS encoding HNH endonuclease produces the protein MNPLSRFTNEELEARLKDLVQKERKLLHVIIEHIREIDGRRIYLTKGYSSIYDYLTKELGYSGSAAMRRLEAARLLREVPQVAEHLQEGTLNLSQIGELSRAIKEKEKLSGEKVSSFQKQDLVAAVFGKTAQETQYEVARIFDLPLKDYDTQRLQKDESVRLEFTLTKEQHEKLLRCKDLAAHILLQGNGSVSLNEVIEFLADQYLDEKFKKPKSSRIPQQKSLHEEIKKSVRPSAQKLMSNPAIITTDSVVERKSITPKMRKLILARDKCCQYVNKDTGAKCHSTFALQIDHKTSKWAGGMNTIDNLQLLCSQHNRMKYKREAGIESR, from the coding sequence ATGAATCCACTTTCACGATTCACGAATGAAGAACTTGAAGCACGTTTAAAGGATCTTGTTCAAAAAGAGCGAAAGCTTTTGCATGTGATCATTGAGCATATTCGTGAAATCGATGGTCGAAGGATTTATCTCACTAAAGGTTATTCATCTATTTATGACTATCTCACTAAAGAGCTGGGATACTCTGGATCAGCTGCTATGAGAAGACTTGAAGCTGCTAGACTTCTTCGTGAAGTACCGCAAGTTGCTGAGCACCTTCAAGAGGGTACTTTAAACCTTTCACAAATCGGTGAACTTTCTAGAGCCATTAAGGAAAAGGAAAAATTGTCTGGAGAAAAGGTGTCTTCTTTCCAGAAGCAAGACCTCGTTGCTGCTGTTTTCGGAAAAACAGCCCAAGAGACACAATATGAAGTGGCGCGAATTTTTGATTTACCTTTGAAGGATTATGATACACAAAGACTTCAAAAAGATGAATCTGTGAGACTTGAATTCACGCTTACTAAGGAACAGCATGAGAAACTTCTTCGATGCAAGGATCTAGCAGCGCATATTCTTTTACAAGGAAATGGTTCTGTTTCATTAAATGAAGTCATAGAGTTTTTGGCTGATCAATATCTTGATGAGAAGTTTAAGAAACCTAAATCTTCACGTATCCCTCAACAAAAAAGCCTACATGAAGAAATCAAAAAATCAGTACGTCCTTCAGCGCAGAAATTAATGTCCAATCCTGCAATAATCACCACCGATTCGGTGGTAGAAAGAAAATCAATTACTCCAAAAATGCGAAAGCTCATTTTAGCGCGGGATAAATGTTGTCAGTACGTAAATAAAGATACGGGAGCTAAATGTCACAGCACCTTCGCACTTCAGATAGATCATAAAACTTCTAAATGGGCTGGTGGAATGAACACGATAGATAACTTACAGCTCCTGTGCTCCCAACATAACAGAATGAAATACAAACGCGAGGCAGGAATTGAATCTCGCTGA
- the purB gene encoding adenylosuccinate lyase has translation MIERYTRPEMGLLWHSDHRFGKMMEVEIAVAAVQAQMGIIPKAAAKAIAQKSRFSVKRISEIEKETKHDVIAFVSNLAENVGPHGKYIHYGMTSSDVLDTAFSLQVREAGEVLMRSIAGLEKALKSLANKHAETLCAGRTHGMFAEPTTFGFKMAGFLAETERNAKRVRAALDTMNVCKLSGAVGTYSSQSPKVEAAVAKRLKLKIETIATQVIPRDRHAEMLNALAMLGTGLERLAVELRHLQRSDVAEVTEGFTKGQKGSSAMPHKKNPISAENITGLSRLLRSYAIAGLENVALWHERDISHSSVERVVFPDAFIVADYACNRMMILLEGLDVNKKRMQDNIDSSQGQIFSSHVLLALIQKGMIREEAYALVQRLCHSLGYGEHLREKLNQDPEVRKLLKPKEIDEIFTGKKHKKSIKDIIKRVQ, from the coding sequence GTGATCGAAAGATACACTCGCCCGGAAATGGGCCTTTTATGGCATTCAGACCATCGCTTTGGAAAAATGATGGAAGTGGAAATTGCTGTGGCCGCTGTGCAAGCTCAAATGGGAATTATTCCTAAAGCGGCAGCAAAGGCCATCGCACAAAAATCACGATTCAGTGTTAAAAGAATCAGCGAAATCGAAAAAGAGACTAAGCATGATGTCATTGCCTTTGTTTCAAACCTGGCTGAAAACGTCGGTCCGCACGGAAAATACATTCACTACGGCATGACATCTTCAGATGTTTTAGATACGGCGTTTAGTCTGCAGGTGCGTGAAGCCGGTGAAGTGCTAATGCGCTCTATCGCCGGGTTAGAAAAAGCTTTAAAATCATTGGCTAACAAACACGCAGAAACTTTGTGCGCAGGTCGTACCCACGGCATGTTCGCAGAGCCTACGACATTTGGTTTTAAGATGGCGGGTTTCTTAGCTGAAACAGAACGTAATGCTAAACGTGTAAGAGCTGCTCTTGATACTATGAACGTATGTAAACTCAGTGGAGCGGTTGGAACATATTCAAGCCAATCACCGAAGGTGGAAGCTGCCGTCGCAAAAAGATTAAAGCTAAAAATTGAAACGATTGCGACTCAAGTAATTCCTCGGGATCGACATGCTGAGATGTTAAATGCTCTGGCAATGCTGGGAACTGGATTAGAGCGCTTGGCAGTTGAACTTCGTCATTTACAAAGAAGTGATGTGGCTGAAGTGACAGAGGGCTTCACCAAGGGGCAAAAGGGGTCTTCGGCAATGCCCCATAAGAAAAATCCAATCAGTGCTGAAAACATCACAGGGCTTTCTCGCCTGTTAAGAAGCTATGCTATTGCGGGGTTAGAAAACGTGGCCCTATGGCATGAGCGTGACATTAGCCATTCTTCTGTGGAACGGGTGGTTTTTCCAGACGCCTTTATTGTTGCTGATTATGCCTGCAACCGCATGATGATCTTGCTTGAAGGTCTGGATGTGAATAAAAAGCGCATGCAAGACAATATCGATAGTTCGCAAGGTCAGATTTTTAGTTCCCATGTTTTACTTGCGTTGATTCAAAAAGGCATGATTCGCGAAGAGGCTTACGCTTTGGTGCAAAGACTTTGTCATTCATTGGGTTATGGCGAACACTTGCGCGAAAAATTAAATCAGGATCCAGAAGTGCGTAAGCTTTTAAAGCCGAAAGAGATTGACGAAATCTTCACCGGCAAAAAACATAAGAAATCCATTAAAGATATTATCAAACGAGTGCAATAG
- a CDS encoding glutathione peroxidase: protein MRHFIFFILIFASTLVYGKDASPNEKPENFFELSANSLTGKKINFSTYRGKVVLVVNTASQCGFTPQLKGLEEMYKKYASRGFIVLGFPSNDFKQEKGDNTEVQKFAEKEFGVTFPLFDKLPVSGKDKQPVYQFLTEKKPGLLFKDVSWNFEKFLVNRKGEVIERWSSITKPSSSSIINAVEKALEEPL, encoded by the coding sequence ATGCGCCACTTCATCTTTTTCATTCTTATTTTTGCTTCAACCCTGGTTTACGGGAAAGATGCTTCACCCAATGAGAAACCAGAAAATTTCTTTGAGCTTTCCGCAAATTCCCTGACTGGAAAGAAGATCAATTTTTCCACTTATCGGGGAAAAGTGGTGTTGGTTGTTAACACAGCCTCCCAATGTGGATTCACGCCACAGCTTAAAGGCCTTGAAGAGATGTACAAAAAATACGCATCCCGCGGATTCATCGTCTTAGGATTTCCATCTAACGACTTTAAGCAAGAAAAAGGCGACAACACCGAGGTTCAAAAGTTTGCCGAAAAAGAATTCGGCGTGACTTTTCCTTTGTTTGATAAACTTCCGGTCAGCGGCAAAGACAAACAACCCGTTTATCAATTTCTGACGGAAAAAAAGCCAGGCTTGTTATTCAAGGATGTCAGCTGGAATTTTGAAAAGTTCCTAGTGAACCGCAAAGGGGAAGTCATTGAACGCTGGAGTTCCATCACCAAGCCTTCTTCTAGCAGTATCATCAATGCCGTCGAAAAAGCCCTTGAAGAACCCTTGTAG
- a CDS encoding serine hydrolase domain-containing protein has product MKFSVLEKNLIKQLEENIRDTTPGVMVRAYQGGRIICDVAVGNTYAYYDLASLTKVIFAVQGMLWAFEQGKWNFETKVKDLIPWFPEETTKVTELLTHSSGVPWWLPIYQEIKPELSREKKFEQLKEILKKVKVDKQDQAIYSDVGFWCLGFILEKLFDKPLLQVWEDIKNKFYLGTTLEFHPDNTFTTRAGLYAPTEECPVRKKLIQGEVHDLNAWSLGGVSAHAGLFGSIDDVGWFSLHLRSHLMGIARYSIRQKTAQLFAKRALPEGKGDWAMGYMMPTPGSASCGTYFSLDSIGHTGFTGTSMWYDPKMDLSVIILSNRVLYGSDNKAFSKLRPEIHNWIVENYRRSGV; this is encoded by the coding sequence ATGAAATTTTCAGTGTTAGAAAAAAATCTAATCAAACAGCTTGAAGAAAATATTCGTGATACGACTCCAGGTGTGATGGTTCGTGCCTATCAGGGTGGTCGTATCATCTGTGACGTCGCTGTGGGTAACACCTATGCCTATTATGATTTAGCCAGTCTGACGAAAGTCATCTTTGCGGTGCAAGGGATGCTGTGGGCGTTTGAACAAGGGAAGTGGAATTTTGAAACGAAAGTTAAAGATTTAATTCCGTGGTTTCCGGAAGAAACAACTAAAGTGACTGAGCTACTGACACACAGTTCTGGTGTTCCTTGGTGGTTGCCGATTTACCAAGAAATCAAGCCAGAGCTTTCTCGTGAAAAGAAATTTGAGCAGCTTAAAGAGATTCTTAAAAAAGTAAAAGTAGATAAACAGGATCAGGCTATTTATTCAGACGTGGGCTTTTGGTGTCTTGGCTTTATCTTAGAAAAACTTTTTGATAAGCCGCTTTTGCAAGTCTGGGAAGATATTAAAAATAAATTCTACCTAGGAACGACTTTAGAATTTCACCCTGACAACACCTTTACAACGCGCGCCGGACTTTATGCTCCGACAGAAGAGTGCCCCGTTCGTAAAAAGCTGATCCAAGGTGAAGTCCATGATTTAAATGCGTGGAGCCTAGGTGGTGTTTCTGCCCATGCTGGACTTTTTGGAAGTATCGATGATGTGGGTTGGTTCTCGCTTCACTTGCGTTCTCATTTAATGGGGATTGCAAGATATTCGATTCGTCAAAAGACGGCCCAACTTTTTGCTAAACGTGCTTTGCCAGAAGGTAAAGGCGATTGGGCAATGGGATACATGATGCCAACTCCAGGTTCAGCAAGCTGCGGAACTTATTTTAGTTTGGATTCGATCGGTCACACGGGATTCACGGGGACTTCGATGTGGTATGACCCGAAAATGGATTTAAGCGTGATCATTCTATCTAATCGCGTGCTTTATGGCTCTGACAACAAAGCCTTCAGCAAATTACGCCCTGAAATCCACAACTGGATCGTCGAAAATTATCGCAGATCCGGTGTTTAA